The Salvelinus fontinalis isolate EN_2023a chromosome 7, ASM2944872v1, whole genome shotgun sequence genomic sequence TATATATAGGCCTAATAGTACATATCAATAAAACATCATTGACAGTTACCTTCCAGTCAAAAAGCTGAGGGGCAGCAGCATCACATGGTTCTCCAAATTCCTCCATTTCAATCTCATCTTCTTTGTCCTTGTGTTTCCCAAGTAGCGATGACCCTTCAGCACATAATGAAAGGGAATCATGAATGGAAGGGAATTGTACAAGTTATCAATCCGTTTGCAAGGTGAAAAAGTTACATTTTATCATCCAAAGGTTTTCATTCTAACATTTGAGAAAACATGTAACATAATTTCATATCCGATAGTCCATAACTGAAATAATATGATAATGTATGCCTTTAAGTAGCAAAGTCATGAATCAGCTAGTTGGTTTAGGCAACACACTGTTGTGCAAGAGTCATTTAAAAGCAAATGCAAAGGAGCTGAGAAAATGTGGGTTTTCCCTCAGGCCCTCTAGTAAATTGCTGAGGACAGAGTTTTATAGTAAGTGGGGCCAGGCACCAATACTCCCTATAtacggctggtggcaccttaattggggagaacaagtttccatgtgtttgataccattccagacattattatgagccatcttctactcagcagcctcctgtggtacaGCACTGAGCTCAGTGAGCTTTGACTGTGGTAGGGCTGGGGGTGGTGGAGTGGTTGGGTGGCTGCAAACAAAGTCTTTGCACTATCAGCTCAGACTGTCACCAGAGCAAAAGCCAAAATGAGAGCAAGTGCCACCTGTATTCCAGCAAAGTCTAAATGAACAAGGGAATATATTTACTGTGGGACACTCAACATGTCACACTTCAGGCCCAGATTCAGTCAGAAAAGTATCCTGCGCTGGAGAGAAATTGGCCTATATAGCCCCTGTGCTGCAAAATGCATCTATTCATCAACGTCTTGTTTCACACAGTAAACACTGGTTAGCCACATAACTTGAATTTGCTTTACTATGTATGTTTTCCACAGTGCAGGTTTCACGCAGCGAATTAATTCCTTAAATAATCTACAATGAATATGAGCTCAATTATCTGTCTAACAATTCAGTTCTATGATCAGCAAATCCACAACGAAAGGCTAAACATAATGATCATTAACTTCAATTCACTTGAGTGTCAGTCTCAGAATATCTTCTCATCCCCTTTAGCAGAGGTGATTCTGGACAAAGGCAGAACAGCAGGTAAGACATTCCCAAGAAACTTCTTGAAAAAAAGACGTTCCACTCCCTTAGGCCCCAGTCGGCAGCACATTCAAcaatgaaacagacagataattACTATGCCTGAGGAGCCGGCACGTCCCCTACCCCCCAGTGGTACCTAGCATTGGCTGCCTGCAGTCTTCATATGGTTAGGGAAGGAGGAGGCTGTTTGACAAACTAAAGGGATAGCAGTCAACATGGTAGTAATGAAACAGGTTTAGGTAATGTGCTTTCCAAAGCTTTGAAACTCTTAGTGCATGTTCATGTAAAGAATACTATTATACAGAATTCTTGCAACCAACCTAATCTTATTTATAtaggggatacaatcttcccagctatGCAGATTTCGCTGCGAGGAGGCACAattattagatcatttgttttggtactgtccttgtttttggtcacaggtacGGGAATGGCTGACGAATTGCaatatttacctggagctaaccctgcagatagcactactgggtgatctgaaaagtcataatcaatcgatcaataatagaataatacttttagcaaaaaaatatattttcaatttacaatctgtagaaactatgacaatacaaaaggttcagaacttttgtgaaacatcacagcacagttgaaatatatatggcaaatagaaatcctaTATGGATGGTGTTAAAAGATTGATGGGAggagttgagtggagctgaacgttgtgactaataacaacaagataactcgTGTAAAACATACTGTGCCCGTAAAACGGATATAGGTTAAGAACTTTTGGGAAAGAGCGCAGTTTGAAAGATATGGCAAATATAAATCAAACCGGATGGACATCATAAATATATGGGAGAGGTTGAAggtagaggaaggagaagagttaaaaacaaacaaaataaaactattgtaaaatagactgtgtccataaaatgtatacAGTAATTTATGTATAAGCAGGAAATACAGGCCTAAGCGTTGTTGTTCACTAGTTTGCTCCAACtgagggaggggtggtagggttggcGGGTAATGAAGGAAATATATTAAAACAaaaatatgtgtatatatatatatgtacgtatacagtggcaagaaaaagtatgcgaaccctttggaattacctggatttctgcataaatgggtgatcaaatttgatctgatcttcatctaagttacaacaatagacaaacatagtgtgcttaaactaataatacacaaattattgtatttttcgtgtctatattgaatacataatttaaacattcacagtttaggttgggaaaagtatgtgaacccctaggctaatgacttctccaaaagctaattggagtcaggagtcaactaacctggagtccaatcaatgagacgagattggagatgttggagaaatttgagtttgctattcacaagaagcattgcctgatgtgaaccatgccgcGAACAAAAGAGATATCagaagattaagaattgttgagaaagctggaaagggttacaaaagtatctctaaaagccttgatgttcatcaatCCACGGTAAGACAATTTGTTTATAAAtcgagaaagttcagcactgttgccactctccctaggagtggccatcctgcaaagatgactgcaagagcacagcgcaaaatgctcaatgaggttaagaaaaatcctagagtgtcagctaaagacttacagaaatctctggaacatgctaacatctctgttgacgagtctacgatattaacactaaacaagaatggtgttcatgggaggacaccatttgctttggttccgtccaacCCCTTTTCCCCAAATTACTGtgtgaaggaaataaattccctaTTAATGGTAAAATTCTCTGCCTTTGTCATCCTTACCCACACCTGCAATCCCATACCTCTTCACTCCacgttgagttgtagcagggtgttgggTTCCCTCCTTGAGGCGTGCGTAAcaaagacattttgcaggagaatgttaggcaatctgtccgccaattgacgctcaacagaagttgggtgatgcaacaggacaatgacccaaagcacagaagtaaatcaacaactgaagaaaatacgccttctggagtggcccaatcagagtcctgacctcaacccgattgagatgctgtggcatgacctcaagagagcagtttatactagacatcccaagaatattgcagAAGTGAAACAGTTTTgtgaagaggaatggtccaaaattcctcctgaccgttgtgcaggtctgatccgcaactacagaaaacgtttggttgaggttattgctgccaaaggagggtcaaccagttattaaatccaagggttcacatactttttccaccctgcactgtgaatgtttatttggtgtgttcaataaagacatgaacatataattgtttattagtttaaggagactgtctattgttgtgacctagatgaagatcagatcacatttgatgaccaatttatgcagaaatctagGTATtgccaaagggttcacatactgtttcttgccactgtatatgtatgtgtatatatcagcaaaatatatatattggggattggaagtgatgcagacaattacattgatgtaagctacaatctatctgaaATATTAAAGCTGCTCTACCCCTTAAAAAATGCACAGCCCAATGTCTGTGTATTGTGTTGAGTACCCAGAGGGGGCTAGTTGGGAGTGTATGTCTTGTTCTCGGTGCCTTTGTATTATAGCAGGCACCATCAATATGATGCCATGCACGGAGATGTGCTTTGAATGGTAATACCATTATACTATgcactggagggatagaggaccTCTGTATTTGTATGCTGGGTAAATGGGGTCTTGAGACCAGATCAAAGGGAGAGGCTGTAATGACAGCAGTAGACATGTGATGCCCAATACAAAGAGGATGAAGGGGAAGATGTAGACATGTGATGCCCAATACAAAGAGGATGAAGGGGAAGATGTAGACATCTTGGTTTcatgaggatgagagagagaagaaaagaggggctgactgtgtgtgtgtgtcatttcatTTGAATGTGGATGTGCACATGCATACTACAGACAGTGGAAGAGATGTCCGAATAGGAAAGAACAAAGTATTCCAGACTGTGCAAACCCCCAACTGTAAACACAAGGACATATCAACACTCAGCAATGTGCAGCAATGCAGCACACTTCTTATTTGCTTTGATTTTGCTGTCTGCCATATTACTGGTGACTCAAAAAATACCAGAGAGGAGAAAAGTAAACCATGGCAGCAGTCGAAGTAGTTGTCGTAGTAGAAAAGTTTATCATCCCCAAGGGGAAATGGGTTTTGCATGGTTTTCCTTCTGAGTTTTGGGCTTGTGCTGGTGCAGTCTGACGCATCATCCAGTGATGGTGTAGTTTGAATTTGGTCGTGGCAAAGTAAAGTCTTATAAAAGTCAACATACTATACTGCTCCGTCAGTGAGAGGTAGCAGTTAGGAAATTGCTTTAACAACCCTTAGGTGTATGCTTATTTCTCAGTCGCCTTGCTTAAAAAGCCAAGCCCAATCTAAAGCCTCAGAGCCCAAACAGCTTAGAGGAGAGACACAGCAAAAGCTGCAGCCAACCTGGATATACACTGTCTAAAAAATGGGTATTACAGACCCCCAGGGTATCATAAGTCAGGGCATTGTACCCGCACCCCTAACCCCATAATTAAGTCACATTCCCCACAAGTGTAGGAAACGAGACGCTTGACAGTTCTATTAAAAAGTAAGGATGAAATGCCACATGAACGTGAATCGAGATCTCCTTTTGCGTTTTCACCGGTGAGAAAAGTTATGACCTTGTAGGAAAATGTTATATTCATGGCCAAGAGGAATAGGTTTTAATCAAACTCGATGGATGGGCCTTGTGTTTGCATCTGTTGTTGCTTACACCTCCACCTATTTACTTATATTCTGTGGGAAGTGTGCATGAACGCTAGTTCTGTTCCGAAAGGTATACTAACAACAATGCAGAGTGATGGGCGCTGAGGTCAGAGTGTAAATATCCCTATTGCCATCCTTCTCTAACAGACAACAGACACTGTAAGTGTAAGCAATGAATAAAGCAATGCACAGAGTTAGCAACGAGATGGCAATGTGAATAGTGGAGGCTGCTAGCATGTTGCATTAGCAGGCCAAAGCTAAAGCAGACTACATCGGCTATATAGCATAGCACTCGCGGCAAACAAAACACAAGACATAAAGCTCATAGGAGCTAGTAGGCTGACAGGCTTCAGCTATTGAGGAGCATGGCTTAGTTTGTAGAACATAAACAAATGCCTGTTTTATAGGGATACATGGAGATTGATAGATGGCGCATCTGCCACAAACTCTCTATCATCACCTTCTTGTCTCAAAACTTGGGAATTCTGAACAGTAAGAATTGCAGTTGATTTCAGGGACATTGGTGTATTGTTTACAGGATGAATTTCAAATCAATCTCTAGCCCCTCCCTTATGCACCTCTGAAGATCTAAAAGGATTAGACAGGTTCATCCAATATGTCAGAGAAATCCATCCAGCCTATCAGAGGAAAGGATAAGGCTATTGCTACTTTGGCATGCCTAATTCTAATGCAATGTTTTCAGATCTAGGCCTTCATGAAGTGCCTGTATTAGGTGCAAGGGGTTGCTTTAGAATTCAGAAatcatgtcctctacctctattGTAGATagaatattttacatttttaacatTTAAGTTCTAATTGTCATCTTTAAAAGGCCCTTTCATGTTAAACTTCACCACTAGATGTCCTCGTCCTCCCAGACTGAAGACTGCATACAGACAGCAGCAATGTAGACCTGCGACATTACTAAGCCATGTCATGCACACATCTCATGCACATACGCAAGAGTTGTCTTTCCACTGAAGAACCCCAACAGACAGTATAATCTCCTCACTGAAAATGCTCTCTGTTATTATATTGAATATGCTCTCTGCCTATATGAACAATGCCTGCCAGAAGTGACGTCTTAGAAAAAGGTTATTTCGACTGAAACATTGACCAAATAAATGGTATCTACAGTAAACTTGTGTATGGGAGTATTCTCATGAGGAACTATATGGCTTTTATTCACAGCACAATAAGGAACGAATAATGGTGTGTTGCGTAGACTGTAGCATTCATTTAACCAGAAAAACCTTTAAAAGGAAAGAAGTACCAACCTTTtattgcagtgggctaaatcagggtcacacagagtgtttcttggtagtcttaaacaaatctactttgaaacaaatgtatacatctcacacacatggttatgggcttacatAAAAGAAGAcaactgtaccatgtcagataaagAGTTGAAATGTAgtccattttgagtttgcatctcaATATTGCACTTTatgtacatcacagaagactaaaatataacaaaaccatttgacatagaaataatgtttattaattatgcaATTATGACACATACAGTATTAATACAATTCCACCCATGAAGCCACTAAAGGGCAATTTGGTcagttgactgcaggaaaggactACCTAAACGTATAGAATGTGCAGGAAAGCTGTTTTTACTTTTATGATGAAAACGTTTAGTCAATATTCTGCTCTGACTTGTCTCCACCCACTGGGCacccactggttgaatcaactttgcttccacgtaatttcaatgaaactatgttgaaccaacgtggaatatatgttgaattgacgtctgtgcctagTGGGCAgctatctcaaatcaaatcaaataccatttgatttgtcacatgcgccgaacacaactggtgtagactttactatgaaatgcttgcttacaaaccattcccaacgatgcagagtttaCAAATAATAATAACTATCTGGCTTCCTCTTTGCTCAACTTCCTCCCTGGTTGTAGAGTGATTTGATACTGTAGTTTAAGGGTTCTTTATATGGTGGATTGAAGACTCtattcaaattttatttgtcacatgcgccgaatacaacaggtattcaccttacagtgaaatgcttacttacaagcacttaacacttcttcaggatcggtgggtcccctgtGGGACGGTTGAGCATAAAAACAAGATGTGCATTTTCTTTTGgctgtcaccagaataagacaccCCAAAAAAGTTTTGACTGCTTTTTCGCGCAAAAGTTATTTtgcagacacaaaaagatcccaccttttTTAGCGGATTTtattttgtcgacatttggaaaggtTACCGACAAAATGTCTGTTTTCATCAGGCCTACTTTTCATCCGACATGTTCTTGCTTGCAGCAAGTAAATGTAAAAGTTTCTTGTCTTCAAGTAAGACTCAGCCTAGGTTAGGAAATACacaggggaggtgtgtgtgtgtgtgtgcataacatCCTCTGAATCAGACCTTTGTCATCTAGCCTTTAGATATTATCTTTCTATTCTGTCCTAATTTTCACCTTCTGTCAATCATTGCAGAATCTCCCAAAAAGGTTGAAACTAACTGTGGCATCAGATAAATTAAACCTACAGTGTAGAGGTCCTCTCTAGctgagttggtagagcatggcgcttgcaatgccaagaTGGTGAGTTTGGTTCCCGGGACAACCTATATgttaaaaatgtatgcacgcatgactatgTTTCATTGGAGGAAAGTGTCTGTTAACTGGTATATATTATTACACAATTAGTGAAACATGGTAGGCTCTCTCCATTTTTCAAACATGTAGGCGTGATGGAAGAAGGAAGTTAGCTACTCACCCTGCATATTGAGTCAGGAGTAATGTTTATTTCCAAACAGCAACGTTTTGCACTGCCAGATAATGTTAGCCAGAGGCTAAATGTACATTTTTTACTGAGAGTAAATATAGAAAAGAATGACTTGCACATTGTTATGACACATTAAGTCATGTCTTAACTTGTACTGTCACGACTTGTCTCCAAGTTCTTGATAACGTTTTATTGAAATTGTACAATAATGGAGCATTAATGATGTATTTATAGAGAGCCTTTATACCAACCGAGGTATTCAAACACTTTACATAGTAAGGGGGTAACTCACGTCTACAATTAACATTGTATAAACACATTTAttttcaatcaatcaaccaaatgtattttattaagccctttttacatcagcagttgtcacaaagtgctttatagacacccagcataaaaccccaaagagTAAGCAATGCAGAGGCAGAGGCACAGTGGAATagctacatacatttttcaagGTTCATTAACTAATATGAGACTCCAAGACATTAATTCATGTACATTCCTGTGCCACAGGGCTCCTATATCATACCAGAACATCTGTTTGACTAGTCATGCCCACTTGAGGGTTTCTAATATGTGACAGTGTCCGGCTACCATTGATTGAGACATGGTTCTTTAAACACGGCATATGTTTCTGCAGCAGAATCCGGAAGTGGTTCTGGAATTTTCTCCCCACAAAGGTGTAGAAGGCAGGATTGATACAGAAGTACAGATATGTGACCATACGAGTAACATGCAGCGCATAGTCAAGTTTACGGAGTTTCACACAGTCGACTTCAGCTGCTTGAAGCATCACCACCACATTATAAGGAGTCCAGCATGCAAAGAACAGCAGTACTATGACAAATATGAGTCTCACCGTCCTGTACTTGTTGGTCATCCTAGAGGAGATGACCGTCACGGCAATCCTAACGTAGCAGTAAAAAACAACAATGAGAGGAAATAGGAAAAACAAACCTAACTGGAGGTATGGCCCCGACAGCTCCAATTCCTCAGAGACAATCGATTCTGGGATACCAACCTCCTCACACACCAACCCCTGGTAGTAATGCTCGGCCTGGTCGTAGAGTAGAAACGGCTTGATGCACGCCAGGAGGCTGATGCCCCACACAGCGGCGGATGAGGCGAGGGCGTAGCTCCTCCGACGTAGCCTGGTGGACGGCACGGCGTAGACCACTGCCAGGTACCGGTCAAAGGTCATGAGAGTGAGGAACAGGATCGAGCTGTAGAAACCCAGGAAGTAGGCGCTGCCCACAATCTTACACCAGACCCGGCCAAAGACCCAGCTGGACGCGTGGTGGTATACGGCCCAGAAGGGCAGACTGGACATGAAGACCAGGTCCGACACCACCAGGTTGAGGAGGAAGATGTTCCCCACCGTGTTGAGTTTCTCGAACTTGCAGATGATATAGAGGACCAAGCTGTTTCCCACCACGCTCAGTGTGAAAatcagcaggtagaaggtagagAGTTTGACCCCAAAGTTGTGATTTGTTTCTCTGTTGCAGAGCGGAGCGTCCGTCTCTGAGCTGTAGTCCGGGTAGCCCGCTGTTGTCTCCCCAATCGAGGAGTTCATGTCCATTTCCATTGCTTGGTGTTTACTCAAAACCTGTCAAAATATTTCCAGCTCTTACAGTAAACAACTTATTTAAATCAGCAGAAATTGAGAGAGGAAAATATCAATTTTAGCTGACTTACCTGAAACTTTTGGCTGGCTTGTTTGCTTGCTTGCAGCAAGTAAATGTAAAAGTTTCTTTGTCTTCAAGTAAGACTCAGTCTAGGTTAGGAAATACAcaggggagttgtgtgtgtgtgtgtgtgtgtgtgtgtgtgtgtgtgtgtgtgtgtgtgtgtgtgtgtgtgtgtgtgtgtgtgtgtgtcagccggGTGTGATGCATAATATCCTCTGAATCAGACCTTTGTCATCTAGCCTTTAGATTTGATCTTTCTATTCTACAGAAGTGGCGCATATTGGGGGTTGGGGAAAAAATCATTGTGTGTGTCCTATGTATCCTACTTTCAGCACACGTCTTCCAACATATGTCAGGTGGATATATATACTATACAAATATAATTGCACTCTTGCACTTTACTAAAATAATTCTCTATTTCTTCTAAAATCAGTTGAAATTGAAGAAAACATTTGGTATCCACACCCTGTTAATGAATTTTTAACATTGCAGAACCAACTTTATTTTTGTTAACTTAAGCTTACAATTTATATTTAGAAAATAAAGGCAAATGGCATGGGCAAAATTATTGCCAACCTTTGGCCAAGATAAATCCCTACAAATGCTTATTTTAGCCATCAATGAGCTTGCTGCACATTTCTAGATAGTAATTTGGCCCACTTTTCAGCAGCAAACTGCTCTAATTCTTCAATGTTTGAGGGGTGCCCTGCACCAACTGCTGTTTTCAGTTATTGCCATAGGTTATGGATGTGATTCAGATCTGGACTCTTTGCTGGCCACTCTAGAACAGTCCAGTGCTTCTTCTGGAACCATTCCTGGGTGCTTTTGATGTGTGTttggggttgttgtcctgctggaagaccaACATTTTAGTGATGATTTTGATTAACCTTTTACAGATtaatttttaaatttttatttccTTACCAAATTAACCAAAAATATACCTTTAAATTGAATTTTGATATTTATCATCTCTATCTCTATTAAAATGTTAAATCTtgattttatgaatgtgaaatgtgttATGTGATTAAATTACATGTGCATCTAATTAATTATGTTGGTAGATGTTTAAATTATAATTTGTACCTATCTTTATTTTGGCAAAACAACAGGCATTTCGTTGTCAATTGTCATTCAGAGATAAATGGAGGAGTCTATcagtggttctcaatcctggtcctgggaacccaaaggggtgcacatttttgttttagctctagcactacacacctgattcaaatcatcaaagcctATTGATGGGTTGATAATTTGAGTCAGCAGTGGCTAGggcaaaaataaaaatgtgcacccctttgggtccccaagaccaggattgagaaccagTGTTCTAGATGGATATAACTCATTTAGTACAGACATTGCCAtggagggcttccaccatttaaaagtagtcaactgggtggggattcctatgggttgtAAGTGACCACCCAATGATTAGAGAGCACTCTTTTATTCAAATTGGGTTGCCTATGGTTTGTAAACCAAAGACTATGGTAATATCCAGGAGCCAAGACCAAGATTTATACCAGGACATCGGACCCAAGATCCAGATCTATGACAAGTTAAATACCAAATTACATGGTCTTGAGTGGTCTCAAGACCACTACATCAAGAGTCTGTGGGCCCTTTCTTCAATTGTAAGAAacttcagtagagtacagtacattacagtacagcacattatAGACATTTATATTTGGGCCAAATAGATGTCAATGTTTGGACACTTGGAGGGTAGGAGGCCCCCTGGTGGCTATGCATCTTTTTCTTGAAGTGTGCACTTGTCCACTACTCACATGGTGGTCatctgtagctcagctggtagaCCATGGCACATGCAACTTTACAATGGAGACAGCCTCAATGGTATCaatccagtattaatgctaaattgtaattattttcgcctctagggcctatttattgcccacctccctactcttctacatttacactgtacatagatctttctatttttcttttcttttgtgttattgactgtacgtttgtttatgtgtaactgtgctgttgtttttgtcacactgcttttctttatcttgtccaggtcgcagttgtaaatgagaacttgttctcaactggcctacctggttaaataaaggtgaaataaaaatatataaaaaaaaataaaaaatggcgCTGCCTGTGGTGTCACAGACGCCATAACTGCACAGATACGAAGATGAGACCTCTACATATCTCTATGACGTCAATTGTTTCGGTTTGGACAATTTTGACTTATTTTGGACTCTCTAACATATAGCTGGCATTTTTTCATTTAAACAGATGTACATCCCAgaaaacatatacagtaccagtcaaaagtttggacacacatactcattccagagtttttctttatttttactattttctacattgtagaatggtgaaacatcaaaactatgaaataacacatatggaaccatgtagtaaccaaacaagtgttaaacaaatcaaaatatattatatatttgagatacttcaaagtagccaccctttgccttgatgacagctttgcacactcttggcacacTCAGAAGATATCTCTATTtgctaaaagaccaagtccatattatggcaagaacagctcaaataagcaaagagaaacaacagtccattacttgaagacaggaaggtcagtcaattctgaacatttcaagaactttgaaagtttcttcaagtgctgtcgcaaaaaccatcaaatgctatgatgaaactggctctcatgaggactgccacaggaaaggaagatctagaatgacctctgctgcagaggataagtttattacagttagctgcacctcagattgcagcccaaataaatgcttcacagagttcaagtaacagacacatcaacatcaactgttcagaggagactgcgtgaatcaggtcttcatagttgaattgctgcaaagaaaccactactaaaggacaccaataataagaagacttgcttgggccaagaaacacgagcaatggacattagaccagtggaaatctgtcctttggtctgatgagtccaaatttgagacatttggttccaaccg encodes the following:
- the LOC129859265 gene encoding C-C chemokine receptor type 3-like; the protein is MEMDMNSSIGETTAGYPDYSSETDAPLCNRETNHNFGVKLSTFYLLIFTLSVVGNSLVLYIICKFEKLNTVGNIFLLNLVVSDLVFMSSLPFWAVYHHASSWVFGRVWCKIVGSAYFLGFYSSILFLTLMTFDRYLAVVYAVPSTRLRRRSYALASSAAVWGISLLACIKPFLLYDQAEHYYQGLVCEEVGIPESIVSEELELSGPYLQLGLFFLFPLIVVFYCYVRIAVTVISSRMTNKYRTVRLIFVIVLLFFACWTPYNVVVMLQAAEVDCVKLRKLDYALHVTRMVTYLYFCINPAFYTFVGRKFQNHFRILLQKHMPCLKNHVSINGSRTLSHIRNPQVGMTSQTDVLV